From the Microcoleus sp. FACHB-672 genome, the window CCAGCTTTGTTGCTGTGGCTGCCTCTATACGCCCTGTTTCCCTCTCCCGTGACCCTGATTATATTGCAGGTAACATTAGTCACCTGTGCCGGCGGGGTGCTGTATTTACTAGCTAGAGAGTATTTAGAGCCGACTTTATCAGCCCGGATCGCCGTTAGCTTTTATGCAGCCAATGCCATAATTGGCCCAACTTTATCAAACTTCCACGACCTCTGTCAGATCCCCCTGTTTGTATTTGGGCTGCTACTGGCGATGGAAAAACGCTGGTGGTGGCTATTTTGGCTTTTGGCAATTTTGATTTTAGCCGTTAGGGAAGATAGCGGAGTTATCTTATTTGGCGTCGGTTTTTATGCAATTGTCAGCAAGCGATTTCCCCGCGTTGGCTTAGCTGTATGCACCCTCAGCTTTGCCTATATGGTGATTCTCACCAATGCAATCATGCCGTTATTTTCCCACGATATTTCTCGCCGGTTCATGATAGAGCGGTTTGGTCACTTTGTAGACAATGACAAAGCCACTACGCTAGATGTTCTTTGGGCTATTATCAGTAAACCGTGGCGATTGATTGCAGAATTATTCTCACCATTTTTTGGCACGATTAAATATTTGCTAGGTCAATGGTTGCCCTTGGCATTTGTGCCGGCAATCTCACCGGCTTCTTGGGCAATTGCTGGATTTCCCTTACTGCAAATTTTCATGCAGCGCGGCGAGTCTTCAATCGCGATTAATATTCGCTATGCAATGGCAGTTGTACCAGGGCTATTTTACGGCGCAATTCTCTGGTGGCACCACCATCCAGAATGGTTTAAAAAGCCATCATTTCGACGGTTTTGGACGGGTTGTATCGGCCTTTCCTTGATATTTTCCTTAACCTCCAACCCGAATCGAACGTTTTCTTTCCTAATCCCAGATTCCATTCAGCCATTGGTGTATGTGTCACTGCCTAGACAGTGGCATCATGTGGGTTGTATCCGCTCATTTTTAAAACAAATTCCACCGGATGCCAGCGTTTCTGCCAGCACCTATATTGTGCCCCATCTGTCTAGCCGGCGAGAAATCCTTCGCTTCCCTGATTTACAGCTACGCAATGATGCCAGGGAAATTGAGAAAGTTGACTATGCGATTGCTGACTTGTGGCAATTACAGCAGTACCAAGTTGCCTTTAAAAGTGATCGGCATAAATTGACGAAGGAAATGGTGCCGGTGATCGAGCAGGTCACGGGGAACGGAGAATATGGCATTGTTGGTTTTAAAGATGGCGTCATTTTTATGCAAAAAGGTACGGCTACTGAACCGGCTGCTGTAGCCGCATGGCAAGCTTTTCGCAAAGAAATTGAACCGATCTTGCAGAAACCCCTCTAGAAGGATGGGGCAAGGCTGCGCCAACCTAAAGGTATAGGCGAGTCTGTGGTCATTCCCCACAGG encodes:
- a CDS encoding DUF2079 domain-containing protein, with amino-acid sequence MLLRLHKDPWRLVVSVAAAFFVLSLIFTLHRHFSFYASYDQGIFNQVFWNGIHGRFFQSSLSSTLSTNVVHDGQVPEVFYHRLGQHFTPALLLWLPLYALFPSPVTLIILQVTLVTCAGGVLYLLAREYLEPTLSARIAVSFYAANAIIGPTLSNFHDLCQIPLFVFGLLLAMEKRWWWLFWLLAILILAVREDSGVILFGVGFYAIVSKRFPRVGLAVCTLSFAYMVILTNAIMPLFSHDISRRFMIERFGHFVDNDKATTLDVLWAIISKPWRLIAELFSPFFGTIKYLLGQWLPLAFVPAISPASWAIAGFPLLQIFMQRGESSIAINIRYAMAVVPGLFYGAILWWHHHPEWFKKPSFRRFWTGCIGLSLIFSLTSNPNRTFSFLIPDSIQPLVYVSLPRQWHHVGCIRSFLKQIPPDASVSASTYIVPHLSSRREILRFPDLQLRNDAREIEKVDYAIADLWQLQQYQVAFKSDRHKLTKEMVPVIEQVTGNGEYGIVGFKDGVIFMQKGTATEPAAVAAWQAFRKEIEPILQKPL